A section of the Drosophila subobscura isolate 14011-0131.10 chromosome A, UCBerk_Dsub_1.0, whole genome shotgun sequence genome encodes:
- the LOC117890337 gene encoding uncharacterized protein LOC117890337 isoform X2 produces the protein MKEKQEREAAHAKAELEAITCQNTKFEEHTRKLSNQIVRLNERILEQQKQHAITTTQLRHMQATATSEATRSSSSLSTLTVSGSATTASTATAATEDWQPFKRPSAPSSNLAMEDEEGEVFNNTYLTDLKLGRVPDITAEELNYRNSLQPPHLRSTYAAQYDVGSQDEDLKDGPHSLDDSMSALLSSSASTGARKKTMGTHYKRPGPPTPSKNGGRLSFGSSEPPREILRETCENNGNSKTPTRFKMFTSRFSIGSSTSGSSGLPRDERPLRRKRPNLLTGMQRRRLQLRQPSSPFCTSTPRKSRSYYDQRRLICASDAVSEHCDDEEDEEVVNKQEQEQEQEQEQEIVAEELEEDGTPHLSNTALLAINRGTTRRLSSDPRISTPSSGSTPHVGRRKYRNGRVSLCLHGNIFAKSRPLAKIPAGNLKQQRTKLKQQRLNRFDQGRHLHESPVAGAGNLHQQSPIPGSLLRQHHAPTNVTYQLLQPLARCDNNNYSPHNRNEVQHQQLLLKMGQTVVLKPKDQILEDGLMPAAATFNVSESDTTDTWHNQQRTSRESIQTWLTEYTGENEDEIAIEDEDIHGGQFERLCREKESTAPFELQPLHYREQEEHRMVRSVRPVNITGTHSACTTNASCATNLTSASSRKSCTIYSLGHVHSEPLPTVTITNVEQRVVHQEPRIQKLTLRDMWHALCRLNLSGQLIVSLALQVIVMLCSQVSDRMALGVITAMGLILVVISRSCGK, from the exons AtgaaggagaagcaggagcgGGAGGCGGCACACGCCAAAGCGGAACTGGAGGCCATTACATGCCAG AACACCAAATTCGAGGAGCATACAAGGAAGCTCTCGAATCAGATTGTTCGCTTAAACGAAAGGATTctcgagcagcagaagcagcatgCGATAACCACCACACAGCTGCGCCACATGCAGGCCACCGCTACCTCAGAAGCCACCAGATCATCATCTTCACTTTCCACACTGACTGTCTCGGGCAGCGCAACCACAGCGAGCACGGCCACAGCCGCCACCGAGGATTGGCAGCCATTCAAGCGTCCCTCTGCACCCTCCTCAAATCTGGCAATGGAAGATGAAGAGGGGGAGGTATTCAACAACACATATTTGACGGACCTAAAGCTGGGTCGTGTGCCAGATATAAC GGCCGAGGAGCTAAACTATCGAAACTCGCTGCAACCGCCGCATCTGAGGAGCACCTACGCGGCCCAATACGATGTGGGAAGCCAAGATGAAGATCTCAAA GACGGACCACATAGTCTGGACGACAGCATGAGTGCCCTGCTCAGCTCCTCGGCAAGCACTGGGGCCCGCAAGAAGACAATGGGCACCCACTATAAGCGTCCTGGTCCGCCCACGCCCAGCAAGAACGGTGGCCGCTTGTCCTTTGGCAGCTCAGAGCCGCCACGTGAGATACTGCGCGAGACTTGTGAGAACAACGGCAACTCCAAGACACCCACACGCTTCAAGATGTTCACCTCGCGCTTTAGCATTGGCAGtagcaccagcggcagcagtggcctGCCCCGTGATGAG CGGCCGCTACGTCGTAAGCGGCCGAATCTATTGACTGGCATGCAGCGCCGCAGACTGCAGCTACGTCAGCCATCAAGTCCCTTCTGCACCTCAACGCCACGCAAGAGCCGCTCCTACTACGATCAGAGACGTCTGATATGTGCCAGTGATGCGGTCTCAGAGCATTGTGACGATGAAGAAGACGAAGAAGTAGTTAAcaagcaggagcaagagcaggagcaggagcaggagcaggagattGTGGCCGAAGAGCTAGAGGAGGACGGCACACCGCATTTGTCTAACACTGCACTTTTGGCCATTAACCGTGGAACGACCCGCAGGCTCAGCAGCGATCCGCGAATCAGTACGCCCAGTTCAGGGTCCACTCCCCATGTGGGTAGGCGGAAATATCGAAACGGACGCGTTTCCCTTTGTCTGCACGGCAACATCTTTGCCAAGAGCCGGCCGCTGGCAAAAATCCCAGCAGGAAATCTCAAACAGCAGCGCACAAAGCTGAAACAGCAGCGGTTAAATCGTTTCGATCAGGGAAGGCACCTCCACGAGTCCCCAGTGGCGGGTGCGGGCAATCTCCACCAACAGTCACCTATCCCAGGCAGTCTTCTCAGGCAACATCACGCACCGACGAATGTCACCtatcagctgctgcagccgctggccCGCTGCGACAACAATAACTACAGTCCGCACAATCGCAACGAagtgcagcaccagcagctgctcctgaaGATGGGTCAAACGGTGGTGCTAAAGCCAAAGGATCAGATTCTCGAGGATGGATtaatgccagcagctgccacattcAATGTCAGTGAGAGTGACACAACAGATACTTGGCACAACCAGCAGAGAACATCCAGGGAGAGCATTCAGACCTGGTTGACCGAATATACCGGAGAGAACGAAGACGAGATCGCAATCGAGGATGAGGATATCCATGGCGGCCAATTCGAGCGGCTGTGCAGGGAAAAAGAGTCGACGGCACCATTTGAACTCCAGCCGCTGCACTACAGAGAACAGGAGGAGCATCGAATGGTCAGGTCGGTGAGGCCGGTCAACATTACGGGCACACACAGCGCGTGCACGACCAATGCCAGCTGTGCAACAAATCTGACCAGTGCCTCGTCGCGAAAGTCCTGTACAATCTACTCCTTGGGGCACGTACACTCGGAGCCGCTGCCGACGGTGACCATCACGAATGTGGAGCAGCGGGTGGTGCACCAGGAGCCAAGAATTCAGAAGCTGACGCTGCGTGATATGTGGCACGCTCTCTGTCGCCTCAATCTTTCCGGCCAACTGATTGTTAGCCTGGCGCTGCAAGTAATCGTGATGCTGTGCTCTCAGGTGTCGGACAGAATGGCCCTGGGTGTCATCACTGCCATGGGATTGATTCTTGTGGTTATTTCGCGGAGCTGTGGCAAGTAG
- the LOC117890337 gene encoding uncharacterized protein LOC117890337 isoform X4, producing MKEKQEREAAHAKAELEAITCQNTKFEEHTRKLSNQIVRLNERILEQQKQHAITTTQLRHMQATATSEATRSSSSLSTLTVSGSATTASTATAATEDWQPFKRPSAPSSNLAMEDEEGEVFNNTYLTDLKLGRVPDITRAEELNYRNSLQPPHLRSTYAAQYDVGSQDEDLKDGPHSLDDSMSALLSSSASTGARKKTMGTHYKRPGPPTPSKNGGRLSFGSSEPPREILRETCENNGNSKTPTRFKMFTSRFSIGSSTSGSSGLPRDENSPPKRRLSNMFKRK from the exons AtgaaggagaagcaggagcgGGAGGCGGCACACGCCAAAGCGGAACTGGAGGCCATTACATGCCAG AACACCAAATTCGAGGAGCATACAAGGAAGCTCTCGAATCAGATTGTTCGCTTAAACGAAAGGATTctcgagcagcagaagcagcatgCGATAACCACCACACAGCTGCGCCACATGCAGGCCACCGCTACCTCAGAAGCCACCAGATCATCATCTTCACTTTCCACACTGACTGTCTCGGGCAGCGCAACCACAGCGAGCACGGCCACAGCCGCCACCGAGGATTGGCAGCCATTCAAGCGTCCCTCTGCACCCTCCTCAAATCTGGCAATGGAAGATGAAGAGGGGGAGGTATTCAACAACACATATTTGACGGACCTAAAGCTGGGTCGTGTGCCAGATATAAC CAGGGCCGAGGAGCTAAACTATCGAAACTCGCTGCAACCGCCGCATCTGAGGAGCACCTACGCGGCCCAATACGATGTGGGAAGCCAAGATGAAGATCTCAAA GACGGACCACATAGTCTGGACGACAGCATGAGTGCCCTGCTCAGCTCCTCGGCAAGCACTGGGGCCCGCAAGAAGACAATGGGCACCCACTATAAGCGTCCTGGTCCGCCCACGCCCAGCAAGAACGGTGGCCGCTTGTCCTTTGGCAGCTCAGAGCCGCCACGTGAGATACTGCGCGAGACTTGTGAGAACAACGGCAACTCCAAGACACCCACACGCTTCAAGATGTTCACCTCGCGCTTTAGCATTGGCAGtagcaccagcggcagcagtggcctGCCCCGTGATGAG AATTCGCCGCCAAAGCGCCGCCTTAGCAATATGTTCAAgaggaaataa
- the LOC117890337 gene encoding uncharacterized protein LOC117890337 isoform X1 — MKEKQEREAAHAKAELEAITCQNTKFEEHTRKLSNQIVRLNERILEQQKQHAITTTQLRHMQATATSEATRSSSSLSTLTVSGSATTASTATAATEDWQPFKRPSAPSSNLAMEDEEGEVFNNTYLTDLKLGRVPDITRAEELNYRNSLQPPHLRSTYAAQYDVGSQDEDLKDGPHSLDDSMSALLSSSASTGARKKTMGTHYKRPGPPTPSKNGGRLSFGSSEPPREILRETCENNGNSKTPTRFKMFTSRFSIGSSTSGSSGLPRDERPLRRKRPNLLTGMQRRRLQLRQPSSPFCTSTPRKSRSYYDQRRLICASDAVSEHCDDEEDEEVVNKQEQEQEQEQEQEIVAEELEEDGTPHLSNTALLAINRGTTRRLSSDPRISTPSSGSTPHVGRRKYRNGRVSLCLHGNIFAKSRPLAKIPAGNLKQQRTKLKQQRLNRFDQGRHLHESPVAGAGNLHQQSPIPGSLLRQHHAPTNVTYQLLQPLARCDNNNYSPHNRNEVQHQQLLLKMGQTVVLKPKDQILEDGLMPAAATFNVSESDTTDTWHNQQRTSRESIQTWLTEYTGENEDEIAIEDEDIHGGQFERLCREKESTAPFELQPLHYREQEEHRMVRSVRPVNITGTHSACTTNASCATNLTSASSRKSCTIYSLGHVHSEPLPTVTITNVEQRVVHQEPRIQKLTLRDMWHALCRLNLSGQLIVSLALQVIVMLCSQVSDRMALGVITAMGLILVVISRSCGK; from the exons AtgaaggagaagcaggagcgGGAGGCGGCACACGCCAAAGCGGAACTGGAGGCCATTACATGCCAG AACACCAAATTCGAGGAGCATACAAGGAAGCTCTCGAATCAGATTGTTCGCTTAAACGAAAGGATTctcgagcagcagaagcagcatgCGATAACCACCACACAGCTGCGCCACATGCAGGCCACCGCTACCTCAGAAGCCACCAGATCATCATCTTCACTTTCCACACTGACTGTCTCGGGCAGCGCAACCACAGCGAGCACGGCCACAGCCGCCACCGAGGATTGGCAGCCATTCAAGCGTCCCTCTGCACCCTCCTCAAATCTGGCAATGGAAGATGAAGAGGGGGAGGTATTCAACAACACATATTTGACGGACCTAAAGCTGGGTCGTGTGCCAGATATAAC CAGGGCCGAGGAGCTAAACTATCGAAACTCGCTGCAACCGCCGCATCTGAGGAGCACCTACGCGGCCCAATACGATGTGGGAAGCCAAGATGAAGATCTCAAA GACGGACCACATAGTCTGGACGACAGCATGAGTGCCCTGCTCAGCTCCTCGGCAAGCACTGGGGCCCGCAAGAAGACAATGGGCACCCACTATAAGCGTCCTGGTCCGCCCACGCCCAGCAAGAACGGTGGCCGCTTGTCCTTTGGCAGCTCAGAGCCGCCACGTGAGATACTGCGCGAGACTTGTGAGAACAACGGCAACTCCAAGACACCCACACGCTTCAAGATGTTCACCTCGCGCTTTAGCATTGGCAGtagcaccagcggcagcagtggcctGCCCCGTGATGAG CGGCCGCTACGTCGTAAGCGGCCGAATCTATTGACTGGCATGCAGCGCCGCAGACTGCAGCTACGTCAGCCATCAAGTCCCTTCTGCACCTCAACGCCACGCAAGAGCCGCTCCTACTACGATCAGAGACGTCTGATATGTGCCAGTGATGCGGTCTCAGAGCATTGTGACGATGAAGAAGACGAAGAAGTAGTTAAcaagcaggagcaagagcaggagcaggagcaggagcaggagattGTGGCCGAAGAGCTAGAGGAGGACGGCACACCGCATTTGTCTAACACTGCACTTTTGGCCATTAACCGTGGAACGACCCGCAGGCTCAGCAGCGATCCGCGAATCAGTACGCCCAGTTCAGGGTCCACTCCCCATGTGGGTAGGCGGAAATATCGAAACGGACGCGTTTCCCTTTGTCTGCACGGCAACATCTTTGCCAAGAGCCGGCCGCTGGCAAAAATCCCAGCAGGAAATCTCAAACAGCAGCGCACAAAGCTGAAACAGCAGCGGTTAAATCGTTTCGATCAGGGAAGGCACCTCCACGAGTCCCCAGTGGCGGGTGCGGGCAATCTCCACCAACAGTCACCTATCCCAGGCAGTCTTCTCAGGCAACATCACGCACCGACGAATGTCACCtatcagctgctgcagccgctggccCGCTGCGACAACAATAACTACAGTCCGCACAATCGCAACGAagtgcagcaccagcagctgctcctgaaGATGGGTCAAACGGTGGTGCTAAAGCCAAAGGATCAGATTCTCGAGGATGGATtaatgccagcagctgccacattcAATGTCAGTGAGAGTGACACAACAGATACTTGGCACAACCAGCAGAGAACATCCAGGGAGAGCATTCAGACCTGGTTGACCGAATATACCGGAGAGAACGAAGACGAGATCGCAATCGAGGATGAGGATATCCATGGCGGCCAATTCGAGCGGCTGTGCAGGGAAAAAGAGTCGACGGCACCATTTGAACTCCAGCCGCTGCACTACAGAGAACAGGAGGAGCATCGAATGGTCAGGTCGGTGAGGCCGGTCAACATTACGGGCACACACAGCGCGTGCACGACCAATGCCAGCTGTGCAACAAATCTGACCAGTGCCTCGTCGCGAAAGTCCTGTACAATCTACTCCTTGGGGCACGTACACTCGGAGCCGCTGCCGACGGTGACCATCACGAATGTGGAGCAGCGGGTGGTGCACCAGGAGCCAAGAATTCAGAAGCTGACGCTGCGTGATATGTGGCACGCTCTCTGTCGCCTCAATCTTTCCGGCCAACTGATTGTTAGCCTGGCGCTGCAAGTAATCGTGATGCTGTGCTCTCAGGTGTCGGACAGAATGGCCCTGGGTGTCATCACTGCCATGGGATTGATTCTTGTGGTTATTTCGCGGAGCTGTGGCAAGTAG
- the LOC117890337 gene encoding uncharacterized protein LOC117890337 isoform X3 yields MGTHLAESKKIEDIIKQTFQTIYKQKQAPSIEFSDGPHSLDDSMSALLSSSASTGARKKTMGTHYKRPGPPTPSKNGGRLSFGSSEPPREILRETCENNGNSKTPTRFKMFTSRFSIGSSTSGSSGLPRDERPLRRKRPNLLTGMQRRRLQLRQPSSPFCTSTPRKSRSYYDQRRLICASDAVSEHCDDEEDEEVVNKQEQEQEQEQEQEIVAEELEEDGTPHLSNTALLAINRGTTRRLSSDPRISTPSSGSTPHVGRRKYRNGRVSLCLHGNIFAKSRPLAKIPAGNLKQQRTKLKQQRLNRFDQGRHLHESPVAGAGNLHQQSPIPGSLLRQHHAPTNVTYQLLQPLARCDNNNYSPHNRNEVQHQQLLLKMGQTVVLKPKDQILEDGLMPAAATFNVSESDTTDTWHNQQRTSRESIQTWLTEYTGENEDEIAIEDEDIHGGQFERLCREKESTAPFELQPLHYREQEEHRMVRSVRPVNITGTHSACTTNASCATNLTSASSRKSCTIYSLGHVHSEPLPTVTITNVEQRVVHQEPRIQKLTLRDMWHALCRLNLSGQLIVSLALQVIVMLCSQVSDRMALGVITAMGLILVVISRSCGK; encoded by the exons ATGGGCACGCATTTGGCAGAATCGAAGAAGATAGAAGATATAATCAAACAAACTTTCCAGactatttataaacaaaaacaagcaccGTCCATAGAGTTCAGT GACGGACCACATAGTCTGGACGACAGCATGAGTGCCCTGCTCAGCTCCTCGGCAAGCACTGGGGCCCGCAAGAAGACAATGGGCACCCACTATAAGCGTCCTGGTCCGCCCACGCCCAGCAAGAACGGTGGCCGCTTGTCCTTTGGCAGCTCAGAGCCGCCACGTGAGATACTGCGCGAGACTTGTGAGAACAACGGCAACTCCAAGACACCCACACGCTTCAAGATGTTCACCTCGCGCTTTAGCATTGGCAGtagcaccagcggcagcagtggcctGCCCCGTGATGAG CGGCCGCTACGTCGTAAGCGGCCGAATCTATTGACTGGCATGCAGCGCCGCAGACTGCAGCTACGTCAGCCATCAAGTCCCTTCTGCACCTCAACGCCACGCAAGAGCCGCTCCTACTACGATCAGAGACGTCTGATATGTGCCAGTGATGCGGTCTCAGAGCATTGTGACGATGAAGAAGACGAAGAAGTAGTTAAcaagcaggagcaagagcaggagcaggagcaggagcaggagattGTGGCCGAAGAGCTAGAGGAGGACGGCACACCGCATTTGTCTAACACTGCACTTTTGGCCATTAACCGTGGAACGACCCGCAGGCTCAGCAGCGATCCGCGAATCAGTACGCCCAGTTCAGGGTCCACTCCCCATGTGGGTAGGCGGAAATATCGAAACGGACGCGTTTCCCTTTGTCTGCACGGCAACATCTTTGCCAAGAGCCGGCCGCTGGCAAAAATCCCAGCAGGAAATCTCAAACAGCAGCGCACAAAGCTGAAACAGCAGCGGTTAAATCGTTTCGATCAGGGAAGGCACCTCCACGAGTCCCCAGTGGCGGGTGCGGGCAATCTCCACCAACAGTCACCTATCCCAGGCAGTCTTCTCAGGCAACATCACGCACCGACGAATGTCACCtatcagctgctgcagccgctggccCGCTGCGACAACAATAACTACAGTCCGCACAATCGCAACGAagtgcagcaccagcagctgctcctgaaGATGGGTCAAACGGTGGTGCTAAAGCCAAAGGATCAGATTCTCGAGGATGGATtaatgccagcagctgccacattcAATGTCAGTGAGAGTGACACAACAGATACTTGGCACAACCAGCAGAGAACATCCAGGGAGAGCATTCAGACCTGGTTGACCGAATATACCGGAGAGAACGAAGACGAGATCGCAATCGAGGATGAGGATATCCATGGCGGCCAATTCGAGCGGCTGTGCAGGGAAAAAGAGTCGACGGCACCATTTGAACTCCAGCCGCTGCACTACAGAGAACAGGAGGAGCATCGAATGGTCAGGTCGGTGAGGCCGGTCAACATTACGGGCACACACAGCGCGTGCACGACCAATGCCAGCTGTGCAACAAATCTGACCAGTGCCTCGTCGCGAAAGTCCTGTACAATCTACTCCTTGGGGCACGTACACTCGGAGCCGCTGCCGACGGTGACCATCACGAATGTGGAGCAGCGGGTGGTGCACCAGGAGCCAAGAATTCAGAAGCTGACGCTGCGTGATATGTGGCACGCTCTCTGTCGCCTCAATCTTTCCGGCCAACTGATTGTTAGCCTGGCGCTGCAAGTAATCGTGATGCTGTGCTCTCAGGTGTCGGACAGAATGGCCCTGGGTGTCATCACTGCCATGGGATTGATTCTTGTGGTTATTTCGCGGAGCTGTGGCAAGTAG